One stretch of Clostridia bacterium DNA includes these proteins:
- a CDS encoding VTT domain-containing protein: MSETIDFVVRHGYAVLFVWVLAEQLGVPVPAVPILIAAGALAGDGKMSLAMALLLAVCAALASDLVWYQFGRQKGASVLSVLCRIALEPDSCVRRAEGLFERHGARSLLFAKFIPGLSTAAPPVAGMFGMSLRRFLQLDAAGSLLWAATFVGAGYIFSHQLEAIAAYATQFGTGMVVLVALALAAYVALKFRERRRFVRSLGADRITPQELLSKMDAHEELAIVDLRHPLDYLPDPRILPGAIRMTPEQLESRHNEIPRDRDIVLYCT; this comes from the coding sequence ATGAGCGAGACTATCGATTTCGTGGTGCGGCACGGATACGCGGTGCTATTCGTCTGGGTGCTGGCCGAACAATTGGGCGTGCCCGTGCCGGCGGTGCCGATCTTAATTGCAGCAGGAGCGCTGGCGGGCGATGGAAAAATGAGCCTGGCCATGGCGCTGCTCTTAGCTGTATGTGCGGCACTAGCCAGCGATCTGGTCTGGTACCAGTTCGGACGACAAAAGGGCGCGTCTGTGCTGAGCGTGCTGTGCCGCATTGCGCTTGAACCCGACTCCTGCGTGCGACGGGCCGAGGGGTTGTTCGAAAGGCATGGTGCGCGTTCCCTGCTGTTCGCAAAATTCATCCCGGGACTGAGCACGGCAGCGCCGCCTGTGGCGGGAATGTTCGGTATGAGCCTACGGCGATTTCTGCAGCTCGATGCGGCGGGGTCCCTGCTGTGGGCAGCTACGTTCGTGGGTGCGGGATACATCTTCAGCCATCAACTGGAAGCCATCGCCGCGTACGCCACGCAGTTCGGCACAGGCATGGTCGTGCTGGTCGCACTGGCGCTGGCAGCCTACGTTGCACTGAAGTTCCGTGAGCGCCGCCGATTCGTGCGAAGCCTGGGAGCAGACCGCATTACTCCGCAAGAGTTGCTGTCAAAGATGGACGCCCACGAGGAATTGGCAATCGTTGATCTGCGGCATCCGCTGGACTACTTGCCCGATCCGCGCATATTGCCGGGAGCGATTCGCATGACTCCGGAACAACTCGAAAGCCGGCACAACGAGATTCCGCGCGATCGCGACATCGTGCTGTACTGCACCTGA
- a CDS encoding peptidase M18: MSLRNIVISVALLAFALSAPAQEDSGSVWNTKKSAWQQLTPAQRTQVSQFAESYKSYLDTARTAQASTREMIRQARDAGFAEFTSAAQVKSGAKLIFNNRDRAVILAVIGSEPLSAGSRVVAAHHDSPHLDLKARPIISRGSFVLLKTIYYGGIKKYQWANIPLALIGRIDTTDGRSVNVSLGTKPGEPVFVIPDNAVHSDKPLRTRTYNDALLGEELNPVFGSVPGERSSAATEVLRQLSEAYKIKEEDLVSAELQLVPAASPSDVGFDRGLIGAYGQDDRLSSYCAARAIMEMKAIPRFTAMAYLTNFEEEGSVNNTGASSAFLNNTFAQLTAAQRGQHYTEFDLRTALRNSRVISADANDGYNPIFGEATSESSNAARLGYGVAIKAYGTGFNANSEYIAAIRGLLDGNQIPWQTQTPKVDIGGGGTIGGFLSRQDMEVIDLGVPLLSMHSPYEMSSKVDVWNFYRIMSAFYPWEGK; the protein is encoded by the coding sequence ATGTCCCTTCGTAACATTGTGATTTCCGTCGCGCTGCTGGCGTTCGCTCTCTCCGCACCTGCGCAGGAGGATTCCGGCAGCGTCTGGAATACGAAGAAGTCCGCCTGGCAGCAGCTAACGCCTGCGCAGCGCACGCAGGTTTCGCAGTTTGCCGAGTCGTACAAGTCCTACCTGGACACGGCGCGCACCGCTCAGGCTTCCACACGCGAGATGATTCGCCAGGCCCGCGACGCCGGATTCGCCGAATTCACCAGTGCCGCCCAGGTCAAGTCCGGCGCAAAACTCATTTTCAACAACCGCGACCGCGCCGTAATTCTTGCCGTAATCGGCTCTGAGCCTCTCTCGGCTGGATCGCGTGTTGTCGCAGCGCATCACGACTCGCCGCATCTGGATCTCAAAGCGCGTCCTATCATTTCGCGTGGCTCCTTTGTCCTGCTAAAGACGATCTATTACGGCGGCATCAAGAAATATCAGTGGGCCAACATCCCGCTCGCGCTGATCGGACGCATCGACACCACAGACGGTCGCAGCGTGAACGTCTCGCTCGGCACCAAACCCGGCGAGCCTGTCTTCGTCATCCCCGATAATGCTGTGCACTCCGACAAGCCTCTTCGCACCCGTACGTATAACGATGCGTTGCTGGGCGAGGAACTCAACCCCGTCTTCGGCAGCGTGCCGGGCGAGCGGTCCTCGGCCGCAACCGAAGTTCTCCGCCAACTCTCCGAGGCTTACAAGATCAAAGAAGAGGACCTGGTCAGTGCCGAGTTGCAACTTGTACCCGCCGCGTCGCCCTCAGACGTCGGTTTCGACCGGGGACTCATAGGCGCCTATGGTCAGGATGACCGGCTCTCGTCGTATTGCGCGGCACGCGCCATCATGGAAATGAAAGCGATTCCGCGCTTTACTGCCATGGCATATCTGACAAACTTTGAAGAAGAAGGATCTGTCAACAATACCGGCGCGTCTTCCGCCTTTCTCAACAATACTTTCGCGCAACTCACTGCCGCACAGCGCGGCCAGCACTACACAGAGTTCGACCTGCGCACAGCACTGCGTAACTCGCGCGTCATCTCCGCCGACGCCAACGATGGATACAACCCCATTTTTGGCGAGGCCACCAGCGAGTCCTCCAACGCCGCCCGCCTCGGCTACGGTGTTGCCATCAAGGCTTACGGCACCGGTTTCAATGCCAACTCCGAGTACATAGCCGCCATACGCGGCCTCTTGGACGGCAACCAGATCCCGTGGCAGACGCAGACGCCCAAGGTGGACATCGGCGGTGGCGGCACCATCGGCGGCTTCTTGTCGCGACAAGACATGGAAGTTATCGACCTCGGGGTCCCGCTGCTCTCGATGCACTCTCCCTACGAGATGTCATCCAAAGTTGACGTCTGGAACTTCTACCGCATCATGTCTGCGTTCTATCCCTGGGAAGGGAAGTAG